In a single window of the Sander lucioperca isolate FBNREF2018 chromosome 19, SLUC_FBN_1.2, whole genome shotgun sequence genome:
- the fermt1 gene encoding fermitin family homolog 1, producing the protein MTTAAEHGEKSWELSVQVDQKDGDESMKFKLRVKGDLHVGGLMLKLVEKIKAPQDWSDHALWWEQRKCWLLKTHWTLDKYGIQADADLRYTPQHKALLLQLPNMKTIKMTVSFSSVVFKTVAEICRILNIRRSEELSLLKPPDDPSKKKKKKKDKNSADDDIWDIDLLSGGPGGTGPMYSKTMTATYDPENGMPVSATSLWFGENPLADSQPNLPPAELAKLYQPLTPVDKAINNAGWLDSSRSLMEQDIQDEEKLLLRFKYNVFFDLNPKYDAVRITQLYEQARWSILLEEIDCTEEEMLMFASLQYHICKLTMSSEPLDHSNEPEIDEVEAALSNLEVTLEGGHTDRILEDITDIPELADSLRLFRPKRLSLRPYKEYWFVFKDTTISYYKNKETSNGEPIEQLHLRGCEVVPDVNVTDKKFGIKLLLPVADGMNEVYIRCDNETQYAKWKAACILASKGKTMAYSSYKSEVRNIQSFLQMKSLAPPPGQAAPDLDAMDMNAECFFSPRYTKKHKTKQLTARILEAHQNIARLSLMEAKMRFIQAWQSLPEFGINYYIVRFKGSKKDEILGISYNRLIRLDMSSFLPVTTWRFANMKQWNVNWEIRQVTIEFDQNVSIAFCCLSCDCKVVHEFIGGYIFLSTRSKDQNETLDEELFHKLTGGQE; encoded by the exons ATGACCACAGCCGCAGAGCATGGAGAAAAATCATGGGAGCTGTCCGTGCAGGTGGATCAAAAAGATGGAGATGAGTCCATGAAATTTAAGCTGAGGGTGAAGGGAGACTTGCACGTTGGAGGCCTCATGCTTAAGCTGGTGGAGAAGATCA aggCTCCTCAAGACTGGTCAGACCATGCCCTGTGGTGGGAACAGAGGAAATGCTGGCTGCTCAAAACCCATTGGACCTTGGACAAGTATGGAATTCAG GCTGATGCTGACCTGCGCTATACACCCCAGCACAAAGCCCTGTTGCTGCAGCTCCCCAATATGAAAACCATCAAAATGACCGTCAGCTTCTCCAGTGTGGTCTTTAAGACGGTGGCGGAGATCTGTCGCATACTCa ACATCAGACGATCCGAGGAGCTGTCCCTGCTGAAGCCTCCAGACGATCCctccaagaagaagaagaagaagaaagacaaGAATTCAGCAGATGATGACATCTGGGACATTGATTTACTGAGCGGGGGGCCAGGAGGCACAG GCCCCATGTACAGTAAGACTATGACAGCCACCTACGACCCAGAGAACGGGATGCCGGTGTCTGCCACAAGCCTTTGGTTTGGAGAAAACCCTCTAGCCGACTCCCAGCCAAACCTGCCGCCTGCTGAGCTGGCCAAGCTGTACCAGCCGCTCACGCCAGTGGACAAAGCAATCAACAATGCAGG GTGGTTGGACTCGTCTCGTTCTCTTATGGAGCAAGACATCCAAGATGAAGAAAAGCTATTGCTTCGCTTCAAGTACAATGTCTTCTTTGACCTTAATCCCAAA TATGACGCAGTCCGAATAACCCAGCTGTATGAACAAGCTCGCTGGTCCATCCTGCTGGAGGAGATAGACTGCACTGAGGAGGAAATGCTGATGTTTGCTTCATTGCAG taCCACATTTGTAAACTGACCATGTCAAGTGAACCACTGGACCACTCCAACGAACCAGAAATAGATGAAGTGGAGGCTGCCCTGTCCAACTTGGAGGTGACGCTTGAAGGCGGACACACAGACCGAATTCTG gaagacattacagacattccaGAGCTGGCAGATTCCCTCCGGCTGTTTAG GCCCAAAAGACTATCGCTGCGGCCGTACAAAGAGTACTGGTTTGTATTCAAGGACACCACCATCTCCTACTACAAGAACAAGGAGACCTCCAATGGAGAACCCATAGAGCAGTTACACCTCCGAG GCTGTGAGGTAGTCCCTGATGTCAACGTGACAGACAAGAAGTTCGGCATCAAGCTCCTGCTCCCGGTTGCTGACGGGATGAACGAGGTGTACATCAGATGTGACAAT GAAACACAGTACGCCAAGTGGAAAGCTGCATGTATCCTGGCCTCCAAGGGCAAGACAATGGCCTACAGCTCCTACAAGTCAGAAGTGAGGAACATCCAGTCCTTTCTGCAAATGAAGAGCCTGGCGCCCCCTCCTGGTCAGGCCGCTCCTGACCTTGACGCCATGGACATGAACGccgaatgttttttttctccacgcTACACCAAGAAGCACAAGACCAAACAG CTTACCGCACGTATCCTGGAGGCCCATCAGAACATAGCGCGGCTGTCCCTAATGGAGGCCAAGATGCGCTTCATCCAGGCCTGGCAGTCGCTTCCAGAGTTCGGTATCAACTACTACATTGTCAG ATTCAAAGGCAGTAAGAAGGATGAGATTCTGGGAATCTCATACAACCGTCTGATTCGTCTTGACATGTCCTCTTTTCTGCCCGTCACCACATGGAGGTTCGCCAACATGAAGCAGTGGAACGTTAACTGGGAGATAAGACAG GTGACCATAGAGTTCGACCAGAATGTGTCAATAGCCTTCTGCTGTTTGAGCTGTGACTGCAAGGTGGTCCATGAGTTCATTGGCGGTTACATCTTCCTCTCCACAAGATCTAAAGACCAGAATGAGACGCTAGACGAAGAACTGTTCCATAAACTAACTGGAGGCCAAGAATGA